CATTAGCATTAGCACGCCCAAACTTCTTAAGATTAATATTTTATATTTTGTAAATATTTCTTTCATTGTATACCTTTTTATAAAGCAAATTATGTCAAACTTCGCATATGAATATACTTAAAGAATTTCTAACAAATGACAAATGTTCATATTTGCAGAATCAACACCAAACAACTTACTATAAAGTAATCGAAGAGTGTTCTACGCAACAATGCCAGGATTTTATAGAACGTGGCTATAGACGATTTGGTAAGATGTATTTTAGACCGATTTGTTCTACATGTAATGAGTGTAAAAGTGTAAAAATTGACGTTGATAATTTTGAATTTTCCAAATCACAAAGAAGAGTTATAAAGAAAGCTTCAAATATCAAAAGCTATATTCAAAGACCTACTATAAGTAAAACCCATTTAGAACTCTTTGAGAAGTACCATTTAAATATGAAAGATAAAAAAGGGTGGGAGTACACTCAGTCTACTCCTGAAGCGTACTACAGATCATTTGTAGATTCTCACAATGATTTTGGGTATGAAGTTTTATATTATGATGAAGATAGACTAATCGGTGTCGATTTAATAGATATATTGAATGATGGAATTTCTTCTATATATTTTTACTATGATCCAGATTATCTGAAATACTCTTTAGGAAAACTCTCCCTCTACAATCAGATACTATTTGCAAAAAGATCTAAAAAAAAGTGGATTTACTTAGGATACTATGTTGAGGATTGCCCTTCTCTCTCGTACAAATCTCACTACAAGCCATACCTCACGCTTCAAGGCAAGCCAGATATAGATCAAGATTATGAGTGGGCATGAATTTTAATTATTTTTCTAACTCTTTTCTCTGATTTTCACGAATCTCCTGCTTTGTTTGTGCAACATTATCATCAAGCAATTTTTCAAGGTTCTCCTGTTCTGCTTTGTCTTTTTTTCTTAATCTTTTAATTTTGGCATCTTCTATTTGCTTTTTTGTAAGTCCTTTTTTTTCACTTTGCATTTTGTCTTGATTTTTATTCTCATCCAAAAGAGTTTTTATAACTCCAGATTCTTCAATCTCTTCACTGTGTTTGAAGTAGTAATCTAAAATTTCTTTCTTATGTTTCTCTGTATTGATAAGTCCAGAATTAATAATAAATACAAATAGTTCATTGTTCCCATCTTTTATAGACGATTTAAGTTTTGCTTCTGCTTCTCTTGCATAACTATTATTTTTTTTAAACAAATATCTTAAAGTTTTT
The sequence above is drawn from the Candidatus Sulfurimonas baltica genome and encodes:
- a CDS encoding arginyltransferase codes for the protein MNILKEFLTNDKCSYLQNQHQTTYYKVIEECSTQQCQDFIERGYRRFGKMYFRPICSTCNECKSVKIDVDNFEFSKSQRRVIKKASNIKSYIQRPTISKTHLELFEKYHLNMKDKKGWEYTQSTPEAYYRSFVDSHNDFGYEVLYYDEDRLIGVDLIDILNDGISSIYFYYDPDYLKYSLGKLSLYNQILFAKRSKKKWIYLGYYVEDCPSLSYKSHYKPYLTLQGKPDIDQDYEWA